CTTCGTGTATGGCATTGCTTTTTGGACCATTTGGTGATGACTTCGACTTCTTGTCATGATCTTTGAAGAACTTTGCCACTTTCCTTCTAATTGATCCGGAAGTGTAGATTCCTATATAGATatgtaaatacatatataaataaacttatttGATACGTATAGGTaatgaaaaaaagaataaacagAATTTAAGGCAAAAGATAAGAGAAGAATTCTGAGGCTACGACATACCAAGAAAAGCACTGTTGAACAGTGCTTGAGGACCTCTAAATTCATTCGAACATCGTCAAGACTCCTGCAATTATCaacatatatatcaatatatgtAATCAGATTATCTTACAAACTACGTAACATTAAGACACATACACGAATATGATTAAGGTACCTGTGTTTTTGCACTCCAAGACCAAAATAGGCAGCCAAACTTGCCATCTAGAACAGAACACCAAACAAGCTTGATAATGGATCGGTTTGTTGTTTTAAATAGATTGATGtgtcataaattttaaaatcttacatTGATAGttgataaattttcaaaatatattgtaataaataGAAGGATTTGTATTTGTTTAAATACAATTTTGAGATGTAAATTCACTTTtatctaaataaaaatacatagtATACTATGATTCTTATAAAAAGCCTTATATTTCTAATTAATCTTCTTAAAAATTGACATAGGATATGCTTGATACCTTCATGTTGCCAGCTCTTTTGCCAAACTTGTCACTTAATAAACCCAAAGAATCAATGATCCCTGAGGGCTCCGGCGCAGCTTTACCAATCTCAGCAAAAGCTTCTTTAATCCTAACGCAATCGAATCTTCTAATGTTATGACCTGCCCAAATTCGACCGTTCAACAAACCATAGATCTTCTCAGCCACATCTTCGAAACTTGGTGCGTCTGTGACCTTAGCTCTCGTGATCCCATCTGACCTAGACGATCTTAATGGGGCCATGGACAGGTCTTTGGGTTGTATAAGCGTTGTGAAGCTCTCTAGCTcctcgagttttcgtggacatACGATGATGGCACCAAACTCTAGAATGTGAAAATGTTGTCCCGTTTTGTTTGGTACGTTAGTTTCTAAATCGAAGAATACAATTTCGTTGGGAAATGTTTGGATCTCCATAtcaatttctgttttttttttcttatcgaTTTTGAGATCAGAAGtgtgtttatatttattgtgGATTTGGGGTTTATTACTTGTGACATAAGTTAACTGTAGGTTCGTGTTGGAGGTTACTTTACGGGTTATTTAGCTTCATGGAGAAAATTTTGCTGTCCGGGGTACGTAAGAATCTTTGCTTTTTCTTTATCCAAAGTTCCAAACCAATAAATAGGGTTGTTAATGAAAACAATAGGGAAACCTAAATAGGATCAGAGAGCTTTTAGTtcacttttttttaacacacaAGCTTTTAGTTCACCAGAATATGAAACAACTTTGTTTAGTTTTGAGGAAGGAGAATGTACGTAGTCATCTTTTTAAATGAAATGTAATCTAAACTATTGAAACATCCAAACGATATGGTAATGGGCTTTACTAGATTTTTGGATAACACAAAAGACATCTCGGGTCTAACATGGGATCACTCTTCTCTCTTTGTAgcatggatttttttttaatagcatGGATATTTGTGTACCGTATTTTTCCTTCAGACGTAATCCGAGCGACTCTTTTCTTTGTTGGCGTGGCCTTTTTATCGTACAATGGAATGAGgtacttatttattttaccaAGTAGTTGAATGGTGATAGTTGACAATTGATACTAATGCCATGGTACATCATTGATTTCACTTATTATTAGAACAGTAACCAGAAATTAAGCAAGTAATCACTCAATGCTTGTGGGGATCTAAATCCATGTtagatattttcaaaaagaaatcaGTCAGTGCTTGTGCTTGGTCAAAACTATTTTCTTGTATTGGACCAAAAACCCATTCAattgttcttttcttttactgTTAATAATTATTCATTGTATTGAAATTATGTAAACTTAGCAAATTTCACAAATCATCTGATGTTATTGCTTTAGTGATTCTATCCACACCAAGGATGCACTTTTTACTAATAGTCTTTAACTTGAAACTCACACAGTCAGaggtttttaatattaaacaaaagGGGGAAAATATGTTTTAGTGGGATGAATATCACATTCTTAACAATTAATCGTGATTGGAGATTAATTGGATCGTAGTTGACATTGATGGAGGATTGATATATCATAAAATTGTTACAATTTTGTTAGATGTTTCAGTTTACTGAAACTCGGTATTAGGATTCCGTAATATGACTATTATGTGATTGCTAAAGAAAAAGTGGAAAGTCGTGTAAAAGCATCAAACATACTCGACTTTTATGACATACGAAATTGATATggtacatataatattatattctatttatttgTATGTCGATGTATTATTAGAAATTATCACCAAATCATAGAATAGTATTACGCGTTTTCCCTCGAATGTTTCTCTAAAAAGGCAACTGGTTTATCTTTAATCACATGGCATGCAAGGGGACCAACCTGCCAACTAGGAACTAATAATTCATTTTATCTTGGGGTCAAATTAGTTTTCATTTATTACATAACCTAAAATTTACGCTGgttctaaaatatgtaaaaagaaaaatcaaaatgaatgttttaaagtcaatatctatactattatttatgaagtgatttagCTTATGTGTCAACTTCTCCATAATAGTATATGctaaatcacttcataaataatagtatagattttgttgttatctaaaataatatttttattataaaacattaagatatagaaaaattataattaaatattaagcagtcaaaaatatttgtataaaatatttgctaaagtatttctaatatataagtaattttaatagtttattacaataagaaacatatatattttgatgaagtttttatcatatatatttgatgtttgatttaaactttatgttaaaacataactaattatttattatattaatttttgaattagtaaaacataaactaataattattCCTAAGTAGATTATGTCCGCATGTgcggcaaaacacctagttgaaaatatttgtcaaaaaaaaaacaaagaaaaatcagtGAAGACTTTCAAAATATGATCCAATATTTGTAGAATTTTCTTACACAAACAACGCGGACAAGTGTCTTCGACTTCACATGACTTATCATTATGTAATCTGTATATATGCATGCATTAATAATACCGCAACAAGAATCTCGatctttgttatatatttttaaaatcaagtgTTCGCTGGAAAATGCTCCACTGAAAACAACTGTTTCTTATCTTCTTTAATACAGATTCTCGGAGACACAACCAAGTAAATCATGAGATCCAGTGGATTTTCTGACACAAGTCATGTCTTCACTCTTATGGTCATCTGTTTCATCACCCTGTTCTCTTCTTCCGTCCTTGTTGAGGGAAAGATCCGGCGATTCAAGTGGGAAGTGAAGTATGAGCTTAAGTCACCAGATTGTTTTGAGAAGCTAGTCATCACAATAAATGGCCAGTTTCCAGGTCCTACCATCAAAGCTCAACAAGGTGACACCATCATCGTCGAGCTCAAGAATAGCTTCATGACTGAAAATGTCGCTGTCCATTGGCATGGCATCAGACAGGTACGTACACAAATCCTAGTCAAAATTTTATACGGTTttagtatgtttttttttaattttttcaacaaacatATCACAACACTCGATGAATGCTTGTGATAAATAATTTGGGTTTCAGATTGGGACACCATGGTTTGATGGAGTAGAAGGTGTTACTCAATGTCCAATTCTTCCTGGAGAGATATTCACATACCAGTTCGTCGTTGATAGAGTACAAAGTTCATAAACTCTCAAAAATAGTTTCCAATCTTT
The sequence above is drawn from the Raphanus sativus cultivar WK10039 unplaced genomic scaffold, ASM80110v3 Scaffold2110, whole genome shotgun sequence genome and encodes:
- the LOC130505224 gene encoding protein NEN4-like, with product MEIQTFPNEIVFFDLETNVPNKTGQHFHILEFGAIIVCPRKLEELESFTTLIQPKDLSMAPLRSSRSDGITRAKVTDAPSFEDVAEKIYGLLNGRIWAGHNIRRFDCVRIKEAFAEIGKAAPEPSGIIDSLGLLSDKFGKRAGNMKMASLAAYFGLGVQKHRSLDDVRMNLEVLKHCSTVLFLESTLPDQLEGKWQSSSKIMTRSRSHHQMVQKAMPYTKGSLGKMTQNVKNILSKAQAPNLFKA